From a single Staphylococcus epidermidis genomic region:
- the acpS gene encoding holo-ACP synthase translates to MIYGIGIDLIEIERIKNLQNQTKFIERILTIEERDKLNQYTHEQRRLEFLAGRFTVKEAFSKALGTGLGKSVSFQDINCYNDALGKPCIDYPGFYTHVSITHTENYAMSQVILEKNE, encoded by the coding sequence GTGATTTATGGAATAGGTATAGATTTAATAGAAATTGAACGAATTAAAAATCTTCAGAATCAAACAAAATTTATTGAAAGAATACTTACTATAGAGGAAAGGGACAAATTAAATCAATATACACACGAGCAACGTAGATTAGAATTTTTAGCTGGACGCTTTACAGTGAAAGAAGCATTTAGTAAGGCCTTAGGTACAGGGTTAGGGAAATCAGTATCGTTTCAGGACATTAACTGTTACAACGACGCTCTAGGTAAACCATGTATTGACTATCCTGGTTTTTATACACATGTGAGTATTACACATACGGAGAATTATGCTATGAGTCAAGTTATTCTTGAAAAAAACGAATGA
- the alr gene encoding alanine racemase, with protein sequence MSEKFYRATYLNVNLDAILANYQNFNQLHANKTVISVIKANGYGLGSVKIAQHLMRHGATFFAVATLDEAIELRMHGVDAKLLVLGVVPTEDIEKAIQHRVALTVPSKAWLKETIKQIPDDNQKNLWLHVKLDTGMGRIGMKDIDEYKEVVDLINKRDHLVFEGVFTHFASADEPGSSMNEQYTLFKEMVNQVEKPIYIHCQNSAGSLLMDGQFCNAIRLGISLYGYYPSEYVKDNVKVHLRPSAQLVSETVQVKTLKVGETVSYGRTFIADEEMTIAILPIGYADGYLRSMQGAFVNVNGSQCEVIGRICMDQMIVKVPSHVKTGEKVILMDNHVDSPQSAEAVANKQGTINYEVLCNLSRRLPRIYYYDNNEEVTNELLK encoded by the coding sequence ATGTCAGAGAAGTTTTATAGAGCAACATATTTAAATGTGAATTTAGATGCAATTTTAGCAAATTATCAAAATTTCAATCAATTACACGCTAATAAGACTGTCATTTCAGTTATTAAAGCAAATGGATATGGATTAGGAAGTGTGAAAATAGCACAACATTTAATGCGTCATGGTGCAACATTTTTTGCGGTGGCTACACTTGATGAAGCAATAGAGTTAAGAATGCATGGAGTTGATGCTAAATTATTAGTTTTAGGCGTTGTTCCAACAGAAGACATTGAGAAGGCTATACAGCATCGTGTTGCATTAACAGTACCTTCTAAAGCATGGTTGAAGGAAACTATCAAGCAAATTCCTGATGATAACCAAAAAAATTTATGGCTACATGTAAAATTAGATACTGGTATGGGCCGAATTGGAATGAAAGATATAGATGAATATAAAGAAGTGGTTGATTTAATTAATAAAAGAGATCATTTAGTTTTTGAAGGGGTTTTCACACATTTTGCGAGTGCTGATGAACCTGGAAGTTCTATGAATGAACAATATACTTTGTTCAAAGAGATGGTTAATCAAGTTGAGAAACCAATTTATATTCATTGTCAAAATTCTGCTGGATCACTACTCATGGATGGTCAATTTTGTAATGCAATAAGATTAGGAATCTCTCTTTATGGATACTATCCTTCAGAATATGTTAAAGATAATGTGAAAGTTCATTTAAGACCGAGTGCGCAGTTAGTATCAGAAACCGTTCAAGTCAAAACGCTTAAAGTTGGGGAAACTGTTAGTTATGGACGTACATTTATTGCTGATGAAGAAATGACAATTGCAATTTTACCTATTGGGTATGCCGACGGATATTTAAGATCGATGCAAGGTGCATTCGTCAATGTTAACGGGAGTCAATGTGAAGTCATTGGACGCATTTGTATGGACCAAATGATAGTTAAGGTTCCTTCTCATGTAAAAACGGGTGAAAAAGTAATACTTATGGATAATCACGTTGATTCACCACAATCAGCTGAAGCCGTAGCAAATAAACAAGGTACAATTAACTACGAAGTATTATGTAATTTATCAAGACGTCTTCCAAGAATATATTATTATGATAATAATGAAGAGGTTACTAACGAATTGTTAAAATAG
- the mazE gene encoding type II toxin-antitoxin system antitoxin MazE — protein MLSFNQNRNHSLEQSLKEGYAQMADLNLSLATEAFPIECEACDCNESHLISNSKNE, from the coding sequence ATGTTATCTTTTAATCAAAATAGAAACCACAGTCTTGAACAATCTTTAAAAGAAGGTTATGCACAAATGGCCGATTTAAACCTCTCCCTAGCAACAGAAGCTTTCCCGATAGAGTGTGAAGCTTGTGATTGCAATGAATCACATTTAATATCTAATTCAAAGAATGAATGA
- a CDS encoding type II toxin-antitoxin system PemK/MazF family toxin, with amino-acid sequence MIRRGDVYLADLSPVQGSEQGGVRPVVIIQNDTGNKYSPTVIVAAITGRINKAKIPTHVEIEKKKYKLDKDSVILLEQIRTLDKKRLKEKLTFLSESKMIEVDNALDISLGLNNFDHHKS; translated from the coding sequence ATGATTAGAAGAGGAGATGTTTATTTAGCGGATTTATCACCAGTTCAAGGGTCTGAACAAGGGGGAGTAAGACCTGTAGTTATCATTCAAAATGATACTGGTAATAAATATAGTCCAACTGTAATTGTAGCTGCGATTACTGGTAGGATTAATAAAGCGAAAATACCAACCCACGTAGAAATTGAAAAGAAAAAGTATAAATTAGACAAAGATTCAGTTATTCTTCTTGAACAAATTAGAACACTAGATAAAAAGCGTTTAAAAGAAAAATTAACATTTTTATCAGAGAGTAAAATGATAGAGGTTGATAATGCCTTAGATATTAGTTTGGGATTAAATAACTTTGATCATCATAAATCTTAA
- a CDS encoding PP2C family protein-serine/threonine phosphatase, giving the protein MEEFTKSYKALVKESLITNNKTLLIKKCEAFTNEVIKKDVLPEDIVEIHKDYINTLDLTEEDILETLDVLQEVVKGFGYSYRDYQRLVNKLQVHDKEMDLASRLQQTMLKADIPQFDSIQIGVISVAAQKVSGDYFNLIDHKDGTMSFAVADVIGSGIPAALAMSMIKFGMDAYGHSQLPSDGLKRLNRVVEKNVNQNMFVTMFYGLYEEMNHLLYCSSAGHEPGYIYRAETEAFEEIGVRGRVLGVSPKTRYSQQEIPIYLDDLIIIFTDGVTEARDVEGNFIDKDKLLDLIQKYKHMHPQDIVQIIYEAILKLQNPARKDDMTILIIKRVN; this is encoded by the coding sequence GTGGAAGAATTCACAAAAAGTTATAAAGCCCTTGTTAAAGAAAGTTTAATAACTAACAATAAAACATTATTAATTAAGAAATGTGAAGCATTCACAAATGAAGTTATAAAGAAAGATGTTTTACCTGAAGATATAGTTGAGATACATAAAGATTATATTAATACATTAGATTTAACTGAAGAAGATATTTTAGAAACGCTCGATGTGTTACAAGAAGTCGTTAAAGGATTTGGATATAGTTACCGAGATTACCAAAGACTTGTTAATAAGCTTCAAGTCCACGATAAAGAAATGGATTTAGCCTCAAGACTTCAACAAACTATGCTGAAAGCTGATATTCCACAATTTGATAGCATTCAAATAGGAGTGATATCTGTTGCTGCACAAAAAGTAAGTGGTGATTATTTTAATCTTATTGATCATAAAGATGGCACAATGAGTTTTGCTGTGGCAGACGTTATAGGTTCAGGTATTCCAGCAGCTTTAGCTATGAGTATGATAAAATTTGGCATGGATGCTTATGGACATTCACAACTACCTAGTGATGGTTTGAAGCGTTTGAACCGTGTTGTTGAAAAGAACGTTAACCAAAATATGTTTGTCACAATGTTTTATGGACTGTATGAAGAGATGAATCATCTTCTTTACTGTAGCTCAGCTGGGCATGAACCTGGCTATATATATCGCGCAGAAACTGAAGCGTTTGAGGAAATTGGTGTGCGAGGAAGAGTTCTAGGTGTGAGTCCCAAAACACGTTATAGCCAACAGGAAATCCCTATTTACCTTGATGATTTAATCATAATTTTTACTGATGGTGTTACAGAGGCACGAGATGTAGAGGGTAATTTTATTGATAAAGATAAGTTGTTAGACTTAATTCAAAAATATAAGCATATGCATCCACAGGATATAGTTCAAATTATTTACGAAGCGATTTTAAAATTACAAAATCCTGCGAGAAAAGATGATATGACTATTTTAATTATAAAAAGAGTAAACTAA
- a CDS encoding anti-sigma factor antagonist — translation MNLNIETITHDDFYEVKVGGELDVYTVPELEEVLVPMRQEGTHDVHVNLANVSYMDSTGLGLFVGTLKALNQNDKNLYILGVSERIGRLFDITGLKDLMHVNEGTEVE, via the coding sequence ATGAATCTAAATATTGAAACAATAACTCATGATGATTTTTATGAGGTTAAAGTTGGTGGAGAATTGGACGTATATACTGTACCTGAATTAGAAGAGGTACTAGTACCAATGAGACAAGAAGGCACACATGATGTTCACGTTAACTTAGCTAATGTGAGCTATATGGATTCAACAGGCCTCGGTTTATTCGTAGGCACGCTAAAAGCATTAAATCAAAATGATAAAAATCTCTATATCTTAGGTGTTTCAGAGCGGATAGGTAGATTGTTTGATATTACAGGTTTAAAAGATTTAATGCATGTTAATGAAGGAACGGAGGTAGAATAA
- the rsbW gene encoding anti-sigma B factor RsbW codes for MQSTQDYIEMRLPASAEYVSLIRLTLSGVFSRAGASYDDIEDSKIAVSEAVTNAVKHAYKKNSEIGMINLCFEIFDDRIKIVISDQGESFDYEATKSHLGPYNDNENIDFLREGGLGLFLIESLMDEVTVYKESGVTISMIKYIKKEQVRNNGERVEIS; via the coding sequence ATGCAATCTACACAAGATTATATTGAAATGCGGTTGCCAGCTTCTGCAGAATACGTAAGTTTAATACGTTTGACGCTTTCAGGGGTATTTTCAAGAGCTGGCGCATCTTACGATGATATAGAGGATTCTAAAATAGCAGTGAGTGAAGCGGTGACAAATGCGGTTAAACATGCATATAAAAAAAATTCTGAAATAGGCATGATTAATCTTTGTTTTGAAATATTTGATGATAGAATTAAAATCGTTATTTCAGACCAAGGTGAAAGTTTTGATTATGAAGCCACAAAATCACATTTAGGTCCATATAATGATAATGAAAATATTGATTTTCTACGTGAAGGTGGTCTAGGATTATTTTTAATTGAGTCTTTAATGGATGAAGTTACTGTTTATAAAGAATCTGGTGTAACAATCAGTATGATTAAGTATATAAAAAAAGAGCAGGTGCGAAATAATGGCGAAAGAGTCGAAATCAGCTAG
- the sigB gene encoding RNA polymerase sigma factor SigB, with the protein MAKESKSASEVSPEQINQWIKQHQENEDSQAQDKLVKHYRKLIESLAYRYSKGQSHHEDLVQVGMVGLIGAINRFDLSFDRKFEAFLVPTVIGEIKRYLRDKTWSVHVPRRIKEIGPRIKKVSDELTNELERSPSISEIAQRLEVSDEEVLEAMEMGQSYNALSVDHSIEADKDGSTVTLLDIMGQQDDNYDLTEKRMILERILPILSERERQIIQCTFIEGLSQKETGERIGLSQMHVSRLQRTAIKKLQEAARQ; encoded by the coding sequence ATGGCGAAAGAGTCGAAATCAGCTAGTGAAGTATCACCTGAACAAATTAACCAATGGATTAAACAACATCAAGAAAACGAAGATAGCCAAGCTCAAGATAAATTAGTAAAACATTATCGTAAGCTGATTGAATCTTTAGCTTATAGGTACTCTAAGGGACAATCACATCATGAAGATTTAGTTCAAGTTGGTATGGTTGGTCTAATAGGTGCTATTAATAGATTTGATTTATCATTTGATCGTAAGTTTGAAGCCTTCTTAGTACCAACAGTTATTGGTGAGATTAAAAGATATTTACGAGATAAAACATGGAGTGTTCATGTACCTAGACGTATTAAAGAAATTGGTCCAAGAATCAAAAAAGTTAGTGATGAATTAACAAATGAACTTGAACGTTCACCATCTATTAGTGAAATCGCACAACGCTTAGAAGTTTCAGATGAAGAAGTTTTGGAAGCGATGGAGATGGGGCAGAGTTACAATGCCCTGAGTGTGGATCACTCTATAGAAGCAGATAAAGATGGTTCGACAGTTACATTATTAGATATTATGGGACAACAAGATGATAATTATGATTTAACGGAAAAACGTATGATATTAGAACGTATTTTACCTATTTTGTCAGAGAGAGAAAGACAAATCATACAATGTACTTTTATTGAAGGTCTTAGCCAAAAAGAGACTGGTGAAAGAATTGGTCTTAGTCAAATGCATGTTTCACGTTTGCAACGTACCGCAATAAAAAAATTACAAGAAGCTGCAAGACAGTAA
- a CDS encoding Tex family protein: MDNSLIETIVSKYQFSEKQIKAVLKLLKENNTVPFIARYRKEATGGLDEVEIKQINDEYNYMLNLQKRKEEVIHNIDQQGLLTSDLKQDILTQTKLQRVEDLYRPYKQKKKTRATEAKRKGLEDLADWFSQSKLDTKIEDKAQLFLNDEVTTIEDAIEGAKDIIAERISDNPQYRSKILKDVFNQGLIVSSKKKKAEDEKQTFSMYYDYKEPIKRIANHRVLAMNRGEKEKVLSIKIDFDTTRIQREIANVEIKTQNEATPFIKEAIQDSLKRLILPSIEREIRGDLTQNAESHAIDVFSENLRNLLLQPPMKGKQILGVDPAFRTGCKLAVVNPFGTFIAKGVIYPHPPISKVEAAEKELVKMISDYNIELLAIGNGTASRETEQFVAQVIKKYQLQAQFIIVNEAGASVYSASEIARQEFPDFQVEERSAVSIGRRVQDPLSELVKIDPKSIGVGQYQHDVNQKDLSSALTFVVETAVNQVGVDVNTASKSLLQYVSGLTSTIAQNIIDYKEENGPIKHHKEISRIKRLGAKTFEQSIGFLRIVDGEEPLDNTAIHPESYDVAYRMLHQLDLTAQDIGSVKLKNTLSNVNISTLVSQLNIGEPTLKDIIQSLIAPNRDPRDEFETPILKSDVLSIEDLSKGMKLNGTVRNVVDFGAFVDIGVKQDGLVHISKLSKKFVKNPMDMISVGDIVEVWILDIDENKGKVSLTMVAPNE; the protein is encoded by the coding sequence ATGGATAACAGTTTAATTGAAACAATTGTAAGTAAATATCAATTTTCGGAAAAACAAATTAAAGCAGTTTTAAAATTGCTGAAAGAAAACAATACGGTTCCATTTATAGCAAGATATCGTAAAGAAGCTACAGGTGGACTTGATGAAGTAGAAATTAAACAAATCAATGATGAATATAACTATATGTTAAATCTTCAAAAACGTAAAGAAGAAGTAATACATAATATTGATCAACAGGGTCTATTAACTTCTGATTTAAAGCAAGACATATTAACACAGACGAAGCTACAAAGAGTTGAAGATTTATATCGTCCATATAAACAAAAAAAGAAAACACGTGCAACTGAGGCTAAAAGAAAAGGATTAGAAGATTTAGCAGATTGGTTTTCACAATCAAAATTGGATACAAAAATTGAAGATAAAGCTCAATTATTCTTAAATGATGAAGTGACTACAATTGAAGATGCGATAGAAGGGGCTAAAGATATTATAGCTGAACGTATTTCGGATAATCCTCAATATCGCTCTAAAATACTTAAAGATGTTTTTAATCAGGGACTAATTGTTTCCTCGAAAAAGAAAAAAGCCGAAGATGAGAAACAAACATTTTCTATGTACTATGATTACAAGGAACCAATTAAACGTATTGCTAATCATCGTGTTTTAGCGATGAATCGAGGAGAAAAAGAAAAAGTATTATCAATAAAAATTGATTTTGACACGACACGTATTCAAAGAGAAATAGCAAATGTTGAGATAAAAACTCAAAATGAAGCAACTCCGTTTATTAAAGAGGCTATTCAGGATAGCCTTAAGCGATTAATTCTTCCTTCAATAGAAAGAGAAATTAGAGGAGATTTAACACAAAATGCAGAATCTCATGCAATAGATGTATTCAGTGAAAATCTTAGAAATTTATTACTACAACCACCAATGAAAGGTAAACAAATTCTTGGAGTAGATCCAGCATTTAGAACAGGGTGCAAACTTGCTGTCGTCAATCCATTTGGTACCTTTATTGCTAAAGGTGTTATTTATCCTCATCCTCCAATATCAAAAGTTGAGGCAGCCGAAAAAGAGCTGGTAAAGATGATAAGTGACTATAATATTGAGCTTTTAGCGATTGGTAACGGTACTGCGAGTAGAGAAACTGAACAATTTGTTGCTCAAGTAATAAAAAAATATCAACTTCAAGCTCAATTTATCATAGTCAATGAAGCTGGCGCATCAGTTTATTCAGCATCAGAAATTGCTAGACAAGAATTTCCAGATTTTCAAGTAGAAGAACGAAGTGCAGTTTCAATTGGTAGAAGAGTTCAGGATCCTTTAAGCGAACTTGTTAAAATAGATCCTAAATCTATAGGAGTAGGACAGTACCAACATGATGTCAACCAAAAAGATTTAAGTAGTGCCTTAACGTTTGTAGTAGAGACTGCCGTCAATCAAGTTGGTGTGGATGTGAATACTGCTTCTAAATCCTTGTTACAATATGTATCAGGTCTTACATCAACTATCGCTCAAAATATTATTGATTATAAGGAAGAAAACGGACCTATAAAACATCATAAAGAAATAAGTAGAATTAAACGATTAGGTGCAAAAACATTTGAGCAAAGTATTGGTTTTTTAAGAATTGTTGATGGTGAAGAACCTTTAGATAATACTGCAATACACCCTGAAAGTTACGATGTTGCATATCGCATGCTTCATCAATTAGATTTAACTGCACAAGATATAGGTTCCGTTAAACTCAAAAACACGTTATCAAATGTTAATATTTCAACACTTGTATCTCAATTAAATATTGGTGAACCTACATTAAAAGATATAATACAATCATTGATTGCACCTAATAGAGATCCAAGAGATGAATTTGAAACACCTATTTTGAAGTCCGATGTATTATCGATTGAAGATTTATCTAAAGGCATGAAGTTGAATGGTACAGTAAGAAATGTTGTTGACTTTGGAGCATTTGTAGATATCGGTGTTAAACAAGACGGACTAGTACACATATCAAAATTATCTAAGAAATTCGTTAAAAATCCAATGGATATGATAAGTGTAGGAGATATTGTAGAAGTTTGGATTTTAGATATAGATGAAAATAAAGGCAAAGTTTCATTGACTATGGTTGCCCCAAATGAATAA
- a CDS encoding SprT family protein, producing the protein MNNLALQSLTESIAIKYFGKAFKHEVYYNKRLRTTGGRYILSSHNIEINPKQYEMFGEKAVIDIIKHELCHYFLHLAGEGYQHRDKAFKSLSAKVGAPRFCTPTESYQDRANYKYRCIYCEQEFIRIKRVNLEKMRCGRCGGILKLLQTRK; encoded by the coding sequence ATGAATAATTTAGCATTACAAAGCCTTACCGAAAGTATAGCGATAAAGTATTTTGGCAAAGCTTTTAAGCACGAGGTATATTATAATAAACGTTTACGTACCACTGGCGGTAGATATATATTAAGTAGTCATAATATAGAAATAAATCCAAAACAGTATGAAATGTTTGGAGAAAAAGCAGTCATTGATATCATAAAACATGAACTGTGTCATTATTTTCTTCATTTAGCTGGTGAAGGATATCAACATCGTGATAAAGCATTCAAGAGTTTGAGCGCCAAAGTAGGAGCACCTAGGTTTTGTACTCCGACAGAATCTTATCAAGATAGAGCTAATTATAAATATAGGTGCATCTATTGTGAACAAGAATTTATTCGTATAAAGCGTGTGAATCTTGAAAAAATGCGTTGTGGACGATGTGGAGGTATTTTAAAACTTCTTCAAACAAGAAAGTGA
- the ilvA gene encoding threonine ammonia-lyase IlvA, which translates to MTVRTKVSTKDIDEAYLRLKNIVKETPLQFDHYLSQKYNCNVYLKREDLQWVRSFKLRGAYNAISVLSNEEKNKGITCASAGNHAQGVAYTAKKLNLKAVIFMPVTTPRQKINQVKFFGDSNVEIVLIGDTFDHCLAQALNYTKQHKMNFIDPFNNVYTIAGQGTLAKEILNQAEKEDKTFDYVFAAIGGGGLISGVSTYFKAHSPHTKIIGVEPTGASSMYQSVVINHSIVTLENIDKFVDGASVARVGDITFDIAKDKVDDYVQVDEGAVCSTILDMYSKQAIVAEPAGALSVSALEQYKKQIENKTIVCIVSGGNNDINRMKEIEERSLLFEEMKHYFILNFPQRPGALREFVNDVLGPQDDITKFEYLKKTSQNTGTVIIGIQLKHHDDLIQLKDRVCQFDPSNIYINENKMLYSLLI; encoded by the coding sequence GTGACAGTAAGAACTAAAGTTTCGACAAAAGATATAGATGAAGCATATTTACGTCTAAAAAATATAGTAAAAGAAACTCCCTTACAATTCGACCATTACTTATCTCAAAAATATAATTGTAATGTTTATTTAAAAAGAGAAGATTTACAGTGGGTACGATCCTTTAAATTAAGAGGAGCTTATAATGCTATTTCAGTATTATCCAATGAAGAAAAAAATAAAGGTATTACTTGCGCAAGTGCTGGAAATCATGCTCAAGGTGTTGCTTATACTGCCAAAAAACTCAATTTAAAAGCTGTTATTTTCATGCCAGTAACTACACCACGACAAAAAATCAATCAAGTCAAATTCTTCGGGGATAGTAACGTAGAAATAGTATTAATTGGCGATACATTTGATCACTGCTTAGCACAAGCTTTAAACTATACGAAGCAACATAAAATGAATTTTATTGACCCATTTAATAATGTATATACTATTGCAGGACAAGGCACTTTAGCTAAGGAAATATTAAATCAAGCTGAAAAAGAGGATAAAACATTTGATTATGTATTTGCTGCTATAGGTGGTGGCGGTCTTATTTCAGGAGTGAGCACATATTTTAAAGCACATTCCCCCCATACTAAAATTATTGGTGTTGAACCAACCGGTGCCAGTAGTATGTATCAATCAGTCGTTATCAACCATAGTATAGTTACTTTAGAAAATATTGATAAGTTTGTTGATGGAGCTTCAGTAGCAAGAGTTGGTGATATTACCTTTGATATTGCGAAAGATAAAGTGGATGATTATGTTCAAGTTGACGAAGGAGCTGTTTGCTCCACAATTCTGGATATGTACTCTAAACAAGCGATTGTTGCTGAACCAGCTGGTGCTTTAAGTGTAAGTGCCTTAGAACAATATAAAAAGCAGATTGAAAATAAAACTATTGTATGCATAGTAAGTGGAGGCAACAATGATATTAATCGAATGAAAGAAATTGAGGAGCGTTCCCTTCTATTTGAAGAAATGAAACATTACTTTATTTTAAATTTCCCACAAAGACCTGGTGCTTTAAGAGAATTTGTCAATGATGTCCTCGGACCTCAAGACGATATTACAAAATTTGAATATTTAAAGAAAACATCACAAAACACTGGAACTGTTATTATAGGTATACAGCTGAAACATCATGATGATCTCATTCAGTTAAAAGATCGCGTATGTCAATTTGATCCTTCTAATATTTATATCAATGAAAATAAAATGTTATATTCATTACTTATTTAA
- the leuD gene encoding 3-isopropylmalate dehydratase small subunit, which translates to MEIKPITIYTGKTVPLFYDNIDTDQIIPKVHLKRVSKSGFGPFAFDEWRYLPDGSDNPDFNPNKPKYHGASILITGDNFGCGSSREHAAWALKDYGFNIIIAGSFSDIFYMNCTKNAMLPICLNQKEREHLAQFDEITVDLPNQTVSTVSQSFHFDIDETWKNKLIHGLDDIAITLQFENLIEKYEKTF; encoded by the coding sequence TTGGAAATCAAACCAATCACTATATATACCGGAAAAACTGTCCCCCTTTTTTATGACAATATAGATACTGACCAAATCATTCCCAAAGTGCATCTTAAGCGGGTCTCTAAATCAGGCTTTGGACCTTTTGCTTTTGATGAATGGCGTTACTTACCTGATGGTAGTGATAATCCTGATTTTAATCCTAATAAACCAAAATATCATGGTGCGTCAATTCTAATTACTGGAGATAACTTTGGTTGTGGTTCTAGCCGTGAGCATGCAGCGTGGGCCTTAAAAGATTATGGTTTTAACATTATTATTGCAGGAAGTTTTAGTGACATCTTTTACATGAATTGTACTAAAAACGCAATGTTACCTATATGTTTAAATCAGAAAGAAAGAGAACATTTAGCTCAATTTGATGAAATAACTGTTGATTTACCTAATCAAACAGTGTCTACGGTGTCTCAGTCTTTTCATTTTGATATAGATGAAACCTGGAAAAATAAATTAATCCATGGCTTAGACGATATTGCTATTACTTTACAATTTGAAAATTTAATAGAAAAATACGAAAAAACTTTTTAA
- the leuC gene encoding 3-isopropylmalate dehydratase large subunit: protein MGQTLFDKVWKKHVLHGKEGEPQLLYIDLHLIHEVTSPQAFEGLRIQNRKLRRPDLTFATLDHNVPTIDIFNIKDEIANKQITTLQQNAKDFGVHIFDMGSDEQGIVHMVGPETGLTQPGKTIVCGDSHTATHGAFGAIAFGIGTSEVEHVFATQTLWQTKPKNLKININGSLPAGVYAKDIILYLINQYGVDFGTGYALEFTGETIKNLSMEARMTICNMAIEAGAKYGLMQPDETTFSYVKGRPYATDFDSSMAWWKELYSDDDAYFDKVIELDVTNLEPQVTWGTNPEMGVSFSNPFPEIKNANDQRAYDYMGLHPGQKAEDIKLGYVFLGSCTNARLSDLIEASHIIKGQQVHPNITAIVVPGSRTVKKEAEALGLDKLFKDAGFEWREPGCSMCLGMNPDQVPEGVHCASTSNRNFEGRQGKGARTHLVSPAMAAAAAINGKFIDVRKVVV from the coding sequence ATGGGTCAAACACTGTTTGATAAAGTATGGAAAAAACATGTGCTTCATGGAAAAGAAGGTGAACCACAATTATTATACATTGATTTACATCTCATTCATGAAGTCACTTCTCCTCAAGCGTTTGAAGGACTTAGAATACAAAATCGTAAACTTAGAAGACCTGATCTAACCTTTGCAACTTTAGATCATAACGTTCCCACAATTGATATTTTTAATATAAAAGATGAAATTGCTAATAAACAAATTACAACTTTACAACAAAATGCTAAGGACTTTGGTGTACATATTTTTGATATGGGTTCTGACGAACAAGGTATTGTGCATATGGTTGGACCAGAAACTGGATTAACTCAACCAGGAAAAACTATTGTATGTGGAGATTCACATACTGCTACACATGGCGCATTTGGTGCTATCGCATTTGGGATAGGAACAAGCGAGGTTGAACATGTATTTGCCACACAAACATTATGGCAAACAAAACCTAAAAATTTGAAAATTAATATAAATGGTTCTTTACCAGCTGGAGTTTATGCTAAAGACATTATTTTATATTTAATCAATCAATATGGTGTAGATTTCGGTACTGGTTATGCTCTTGAATTTACAGGAGAAACTATAAAAAATTTATCCATGGAAGCACGTATGACGATTTGTAATATGGCTATTGAAGCAGGAGCAAAGTATGGTTTAATGCAACCTGATGAAACAACCTTTAGTTACGTAAAAGGTCGTCCTTATGCTACTGATTTTGATAGTTCTATGGCGTGGTGGAAAGAACTTTATTCTGATGATGATGCCTATTTTGATAAAGTTATTGAACTTGATGTAACAAATTTAGAACCTCAAGTAACTTGGGGAACTAACCCAGAAATGGGAGTTAGTTTTAGTAATCCATTCCCAGAAATTAAAAATGCAAATGACCAACGTGCTTATGACTATATGGGACTTCACCCAGGTCAAAAAGCCGAAGATATAAAATTAGGTTATGTTTTTTTAGGTTCATGCACGAATGCAAGATTATCTGATCTTATTGAAGCAAGTCATATTATTAAAGGACAACAAGTTCATCCAAATATTACTGCTATTGTGGTTCCGGGTTCAAGAACTGTTAAGAAGGAAGCTGAAGCTCTGGGACTAGATAAATTATTTAAAGATGCTGGATTTGAGTGGCGTGAACCAGGATGTTCTATGTGCTTAGGTATGAATCCAGATCAAGTTCCTGAAGGAGTACATTGTGCATCCACGAGTAATCGCAATTTTGAAGGAAGACAAGGCAAAGGCGCTCGTACACATTTGGTATCCCCTGCTATGGCTGCTGCTGCTGCGATTAATGGTAAATTCATTGATGTTAGAAAGGTGGTAGTATAA